One window from the genome of Salvia miltiorrhiza cultivar Shanhuang (shh) chromosome 7, IMPLAD_Smil_shh, whole genome shotgun sequence encodes:
- the LOC130995567 gene encoding trihelix transcription factor GT-4-like isoform X8, translated as MYSEKGQEQEESAIDFYNSKESSPNENNMIIQISDTTSGGDDPSTAANQSSSNPPPPSPAPKKRAETWAQEETRVLVSLRREIDFLFNTSKSNKHLWDSISMKMRGKGFDRSPTMCTDKWRNLLKEYKKSKQNNPDTNGNSKMNFYKEIEEIMRERNKNGNCWKNSAASNDAAAAASKVDSFMQFADKGNGRSALNLERRLDHEAHPLAITAADTVGASGASPWNWRETPGNGEHRNTYDGRVITVKLGDYTKRIGIDGSGDAIKEAIKSAFRLRTKRAFWLEDEDSVVRSLDRDMPLGNYTLHVDEGTAQNATLITYKA; from the exons atgtaCTCGGAAAAGGGTCAAGAACAAGAGGAATCCGCCATAGATTTCTACAACAGCAAAGAAAGCTCACCCAACGAAAACAACATGATCATCCAAATCAGCGACACCACCAGCGGCGGAGACGATCCCTCCACCGCGGCGAACCAGAGTTCATCCAACCCACCACCGCCTTCACCTGCTCCCAAGAAACGGGCCGAGACATGGGCTCAAGAGGAAACCAGGGTCCTCGTATCTCTCCGCAGAGAAATCGATTTTCTGTTCAACACGTCCAAGTCCAACAAGCATTTGTGGGACAGCATATCCATGAAAATGAGGGGAAAGGGCTTCGATCGATCGCCAACTATGTGTACGGACAAGTGGCGTAATCTGTTGAAAGAGTACAAAAAATCCAAGCAGAATAATCCAGATACGAATGGGAATAGTAAGATGAACTTTTACAAGGAAATCGAGGAGATTATGAGGGAGAGGAACAAAAATGGTAACTGCTGGAAGAATTCTGCAGCTTCAAATgatgccgctgctgctgcttctaAAGTTGACTCGTTTATGCAATTTGCTGATAAAG GTAATGGCAGATCAGCACTCAATTTAGAAAGGCGTCTGGATCATGAGGCACATCCTCTTGCCATCACGGCAGCTGATACCGTTGGAGCAAGTGGAGCTTCTCCATGGAATTGGAGAGAGACTCCTGGAAACG GCGAGCACAGAAACACTTACGATGGGAGGGTAATAACAGTAAAATTGGGAGACTATACAAAGAGGATAGGAATTGATGGCAGTGGAGATGCTATCAAGGAAGCCATCAAATCTGCTTTCCGGTTGAGGACAAAACGTGCATTCTGGTTGGAAGACGAAGATAGTGTTGTTCGATCACTGGACAGAGATATGCCTCTCGGGAACTACACTCTTCATGTTGATGAAGGTACTGCACAAAACGCCACATTAATTACTTATAAG GCCTGA
- the LOC130995567 gene encoding trihelix transcription factor GT-4-like isoform X3, whose amino-acid sequence MYSEKGQEQEESAIDFYNSKESSPNENNMIIQISDTTSGGDDPSTAANQSSSNPPPPSPAPKKRAETWAQEETRVLVSLRREIDFLFNTSKSNKHLWDSISMKMRGKGFDRSPTMCTDKWRNLLKEYKKSKQNNPDTNGNSKMNFYKEIEEIMRERNKNGNCWKNSAASNDAAAAASKVDSFMQFADKGIDDASLTFGPVEGNGRSALNLERRLDHEAHPLAITAADTVGASGASPWNWRETPGNGEHRNTYDGRVITVKLGDYTKRIGIDGSGDAIKEAIKSAFRLRTKRAFWLEDEDSVVRSLDRDMPLGNYTLHVDEGLTIKVCLFDGPEHLAVHSEEKTFYTEGDFHQFLSRRCWTCLREYDGYRNIDSLDELCPGALYRGVN is encoded by the exons atgtaCTCGGAAAAGGGTCAAGAACAAGAGGAATCCGCCATAGATTTCTACAACAGCAAAGAAAGCTCACCCAACGAAAACAACATGATCATCCAAATCAGCGACACCACCAGCGGCGGAGACGATCCCTCCACCGCGGCGAACCAGAGTTCATCCAACCCACCACCGCCTTCACCTGCTCCCAAGAAACGGGCCGAGACATGGGCTCAAGAGGAAACCAGGGTCCTCGTATCTCTCCGCAGAGAAATCGATTTTCTGTTCAACACGTCCAAGTCCAACAAGCATTTGTGGGACAGCATATCCATGAAAATGAGGGGAAAGGGCTTCGATCGATCGCCAACTATGTGTACGGACAAGTGGCGTAATCTGTTGAAAGAGTACAAAAAATCCAAGCAGAATAATCCAGATACGAATGGGAATAGTAAGATGAACTTTTACAAGGAAATCGAGGAGATTATGAGGGAGAGGAACAAAAATGGTAACTGCTGGAAGAATTCTGCAGCTTCAAATgatgccgctgctgctgcttctaAAGTTGACTCGTTTATGCAATTTGCTGATAAAG GTATTGATGATGCTAGTCTAACTTTTGGACCTGTGGAAG GTAATGGCAGATCAGCACTCAATTTAGAAAGGCGTCTGGATCATGAGGCACATCCTCTTGCCATCACGGCAGCTGATACCGTTGGAGCAAGTGGAGCTTCTCCATGGAATTGGAGAGAGACTCCTGGAAACG GCGAGCACAGAAACACTTACGATGGGAGGGTAATAACAGTAAAATTGGGAGACTATACAAAGAGGATAGGAATTGATGGCAGTGGAGATGCTATCAAGGAAGCCATCAAATCTGCTTTCCGGTTGAGGACAAAACGTGCATTCTGGTTGGAAGACGAAGATAGTGTTGTTCGATCACTGGACAGAGATATGCCTCTCGGGAACTACACTCTTCATGTTGATGAAG GCCTGACGATTAAGGTTTGTTTGTTCGACGGGCCAGAGCATTTGGCAGTGCATTCAGAGGAGAAAACCTTTTATACGGAGGGTGATTTTCACCAGTTCCTCTCACGACGCTGCTGGACTTGTTTGAGAGAGTACGATGGCTACCGGAATATTGACAGCCTGGACGAGCTATGCCCAGGAGCTCTATATCGTGGTGTCAATTGA
- the LOC130995567 gene encoding trihelix transcription factor GT-1-like isoform X7 — MYSEKGQEQEESAIDFYNSKESSPNENNMIIQISDTTSGGDDPSTAANQSSSNPPPPSPAPKKRAETWAQEETRVLVSLRREIDFLFNTSKSNKHLWDSISMKMRGKGFDRSPTMCTDKWRNLLKEYKKSKQNNPDTNGNSKMNFYKEIEEIMRERNKNGNCWKNSAASNDAAAAASKVDSFMQFADKGIDDASLTFGPVEGNGRSALNLERRLDHEAHPLAITAADTVGASGASPWNWRETPGNGEHRNTYDGRVITVKLGDYTKRIGIDGSGDAIKEAIKSAFRLRTKRAFWLEDEDSVVRSLDRDMPLGNYTLHVDEGTAQNATLITYKA; from the exons atgtaCTCGGAAAAGGGTCAAGAACAAGAGGAATCCGCCATAGATTTCTACAACAGCAAAGAAAGCTCACCCAACGAAAACAACATGATCATCCAAATCAGCGACACCACCAGCGGCGGAGACGATCCCTCCACCGCGGCGAACCAGAGTTCATCCAACCCACCACCGCCTTCACCTGCTCCCAAGAAACGGGCCGAGACATGGGCTCAAGAGGAAACCAGGGTCCTCGTATCTCTCCGCAGAGAAATCGATTTTCTGTTCAACACGTCCAAGTCCAACAAGCATTTGTGGGACAGCATATCCATGAAAATGAGGGGAAAGGGCTTCGATCGATCGCCAACTATGTGTACGGACAAGTGGCGTAATCTGTTGAAAGAGTACAAAAAATCCAAGCAGAATAATCCAGATACGAATGGGAATAGTAAGATGAACTTTTACAAGGAAATCGAGGAGATTATGAGGGAGAGGAACAAAAATGGTAACTGCTGGAAGAATTCTGCAGCTTCAAATgatgccgctgctgctgcttctaAAGTTGACTCGTTTATGCAATTTGCTGATAAAG GTATTGATGATGCTAGTCTAACTTTTGGACCTGTGGAAG GTAATGGCAGATCAGCACTCAATTTAGAAAGGCGTCTGGATCATGAGGCACATCCTCTTGCCATCACGGCAGCTGATACCGTTGGAGCAAGTGGAGCTTCTCCATGGAATTGGAGAGAGACTCCTGGAAACG GCGAGCACAGAAACACTTACGATGGGAGGGTAATAACAGTAAAATTGGGAGACTATACAAAGAGGATAGGAATTGATGGCAGTGGAGATGCTATCAAGGAAGCCATCAAATCTGCTTTCCGGTTGAGGACAAAACGTGCATTCTGGTTGGAAGACGAAGATAGTGTTGTTCGATCACTGGACAGAGATATGCCTCTCGGGAACTACACTCTTCATGTTGATGAAGGTACTGCACAAAACGCCACATTAATTACTTATAAG GCCTGA
- the LOC130995567 gene encoding trihelix transcription factor GT-4-like isoform X4 — MYSEKGQEQEESAIDFYNSKESSPNENNMIIQISDTTSGGDDPSTAANQSSSNPPPPSPAPKKRAETWAQEETRVLVSLRREIDFLFNTSKSNKHLWDSISMKMRGKGFDRSPTMCTDKWRNLLKEYKKSKQNNPDTNGNSKMNFYKEIEEIMRERNKNGNCWKNSAASNDAAAAASKVDSFMQFADKGNGRSALNLERRLDHEAHPLAITAADTVGASGASPWNWRETPGNGEHRNTYDGRVITVKLGDYTKRIGIDGSGDAIKEAIKSAFRLRTKRAFWLEDEDSVVRSLDRDMPLGNYTLHVDEGLTIKVCLFDGPEHLAVHSEEKTFYTEGDFHQFLSRRCWTCLREYDGYRNIDSLDELCPGALYRGVN, encoded by the exons atgtaCTCGGAAAAGGGTCAAGAACAAGAGGAATCCGCCATAGATTTCTACAACAGCAAAGAAAGCTCACCCAACGAAAACAACATGATCATCCAAATCAGCGACACCACCAGCGGCGGAGACGATCCCTCCACCGCGGCGAACCAGAGTTCATCCAACCCACCACCGCCTTCACCTGCTCCCAAGAAACGGGCCGAGACATGGGCTCAAGAGGAAACCAGGGTCCTCGTATCTCTCCGCAGAGAAATCGATTTTCTGTTCAACACGTCCAAGTCCAACAAGCATTTGTGGGACAGCATATCCATGAAAATGAGGGGAAAGGGCTTCGATCGATCGCCAACTATGTGTACGGACAAGTGGCGTAATCTGTTGAAAGAGTACAAAAAATCCAAGCAGAATAATCCAGATACGAATGGGAATAGTAAGATGAACTTTTACAAGGAAATCGAGGAGATTATGAGGGAGAGGAACAAAAATGGTAACTGCTGGAAGAATTCTGCAGCTTCAAATgatgccgctgctgctgcttctaAAGTTGACTCGTTTATGCAATTTGCTGATAAAG GTAATGGCAGATCAGCACTCAATTTAGAAAGGCGTCTGGATCATGAGGCACATCCTCTTGCCATCACGGCAGCTGATACCGTTGGAGCAAGTGGAGCTTCTCCATGGAATTGGAGAGAGACTCCTGGAAACG GCGAGCACAGAAACACTTACGATGGGAGGGTAATAACAGTAAAATTGGGAGACTATACAAAGAGGATAGGAATTGATGGCAGTGGAGATGCTATCAAGGAAGCCATCAAATCTGCTTTCCGGTTGAGGACAAAACGTGCATTCTGGTTGGAAGACGAAGATAGTGTTGTTCGATCACTGGACAGAGATATGCCTCTCGGGAACTACACTCTTCATGTTGATGAAG GCCTGACGATTAAGGTTTGTTTGTTCGACGGGCCAGAGCATTTGGCAGTGCATTCAGAGGAGAAAACCTTTTATACGGAGGGTGATTTTCACCAGTTCCTCTCACGACGCTGCTGGACTTGTTTGAGAGAGTACGATGGCTACCGGAATATTGACAGCCTGGACGAGCTATGCCCAGGAGCTCTATATCGTGGTGTCAATTGA
- the LOC130995571 gene encoding polycomb group protein FIE2-like isoform X1 produces MSADLPPPFPHMSVDNELVLWEPKMKEQSPGEGTVDILQKYPDPECDIWFIKFSCDFHYKAAAVGNREGKIYVWEVQSNPPVLIARLSHVQSKSPIRLTAMSFDGRYELLIPLFFLSLIYTTLERVNHINPCGCSTILCCCEDGTIWRWDVVASS; encoded by the exons ATGTCCGCCGATCTGCCACCTCCCTTCCCCCATATG AGTGTTGATAATGAACTTGTACTATGGGAACCAAAAATGAAAGAACAATCTCCTGGAGAG GGTACGGTTGACATCCTCCAAAAGTATCCTGATCCCGAGTGTGATATTTGGTTTATCAAGTTTTCTTGTGATTTCCATTACAAGGCAGCAGCAGTAG GGAATAGGGAAGGGAAGATATATGTGTGGGAAGTTCAGTCTAACCCTCCGGTTCTCATTGCAAG ATTGTCCCATGTCCAGTCGAAATCTCCAATTAGATTAACCGCCATGTCTTTTGATGGAAGGTATGAACTCCTGATCCcacttttctttctctctctaatttaCACGACGTTGGAGCGAGTAAATCATATTAATCCATGTGGGTGCAGCACCATTCTCTGCTGCTGTGAAGATGGAACAATATGGAGATGGGATGTGGTTGCAAGCTCTTAG
- the LOC130995570 gene encoding mitotic spindle checkpoint protein MAD2-like — MASKTATKDIITLRGSAAIVSEFFGYAANSILYNRGLYPEESFARVKKYGLPLLLTQDEEVKSFISNITSQLSEWLEAGKLQRVVLVIMSKASGEVLERWNFSIETDGAVVEKGISREKSDKEIMREIQAIMRQIASSITYLPCLDETCVFDVLAYTDKDCTVPFTWMESDPKLIANPQMVKLHSFDTKIHKVDTLVSYKNDDWDEP, encoded by the exons ATGGCGTCAAAAACTGCCACTAAAGACATAATCACTCTGCGAGGATCAGCCGCTATTGTCAGTGAATTTTTCG gttatgCAGCAAACAG TATTTTGTACAATCGTGGATTATATCCTGAAGAAAGTTTTGCAAGAGTTAAGAAATACGGTCTCCCGTTGTTGCTTACTCAAGACGAGGAggttaaatccttcatttcgaaTATCACTTCTCAACTTTCTG AGTGGCTGGAAGCTGGGAAGTTGCAGAGGGTGGTGCTGGTGATCATGAGCAAAGCTAGTGGAGAGGTTTTAGAGAGATGGAATTTCAGTATTGAGACGGATGGAGCGGTCGTTGAGAAGGG AATCTCGAGGGAGAAGAGTGATAAAGAAATTATGAGGGAAATTCAGGCAATAATGAGGCAGATAGCTTCCAGCATCACATACTTGCCATGCCTTGATGAAACCT GTGTGTTTGATGTTTTAGCCTACACTGATAAAGATTGCACAGTCCCTTTTACTTGGATGGAGAGTGACCCTAAGCTTATTGCTAACCCACAGATGGTGAAACTGCACTCTTTTGATACCAAG ATTCACAAGGTTGACACTCTGGTATCATACAAGAACGATGACTGGGACGAGCCctga
- the LOC130995571 gene encoding polycomb group protein FIE2-like isoform X2, translating to MSADLPPPFPHMSVDNELVLWEPKMKEQSPGEGTVDILQKYPDPECDIWFIKFSCDFHYKAAAVGNREGKIYVWEVQSNPPVLIARLSHVQSKSPIRLTAMSFDGSTILCCCEDGTIWRWDVVASS from the exons ATGTCCGCCGATCTGCCACCTCCCTTCCCCCATATG AGTGTTGATAATGAACTTGTACTATGGGAACCAAAAATGAAAGAACAATCTCCTGGAGAG GGTACGGTTGACATCCTCCAAAAGTATCCTGATCCCGAGTGTGATATTTGGTTTATCAAGTTTTCTTGTGATTTCCATTACAAGGCAGCAGCAGTAG GGAATAGGGAAGGGAAGATATATGTGTGGGAAGTTCAGTCTAACCCTCCGGTTCTCATTGCAAG ATTGTCCCATGTCCAGTCGAAATCTCCAATTAGATTAACCGCCATGTCTTTTGATGGAAG CACCATTCTCTGCTGCTGTGAAGATGGAACAATATGGAGATGGGATGTGGTTGCAAGCTCTTAG
- the LOC130995567 gene encoding trihelix transcription factor GT-4-like isoform X6, with protein MYSEKGQEQEESAIDFYNSKESSPNENNMIIQISDTTSGGDDPSTAANQSSSNPPPPSPAPKKRAETWAQEETRVLVSLRREIDFLFNTSKSNKHLWDSISMKMRGKGFDRSPTMCTDKWRNLLKEYKKSKQNNPDTNGNSKMNFYKEIEEIMRERNKNGNCWKNSAASNDAAAAASKVDSFMQFADKDEVYCIKGVASASTEGNGRSALNLERRLDHEAHPLAITAADTVGASGASPWNWRETPGNGEHRNTYDGRVITVKLGDYTKRIGIDGSGDAIKEAIKSAFRLRTKRAFWLEDEDSVVRSLDRDMPLGNYTLHVDEGTAQNATLITYKA; from the exons atgtaCTCGGAAAAGGGTCAAGAACAAGAGGAATCCGCCATAGATTTCTACAACAGCAAAGAAAGCTCACCCAACGAAAACAACATGATCATCCAAATCAGCGACACCACCAGCGGCGGAGACGATCCCTCCACCGCGGCGAACCAGAGTTCATCCAACCCACCACCGCCTTCACCTGCTCCCAAGAAACGGGCCGAGACATGGGCTCAAGAGGAAACCAGGGTCCTCGTATCTCTCCGCAGAGAAATCGATTTTCTGTTCAACACGTCCAAGTCCAACAAGCATTTGTGGGACAGCATATCCATGAAAATGAGGGGAAAGGGCTTCGATCGATCGCCAACTATGTGTACGGACAAGTGGCGTAATCTGTTGAAAGAGTACAAAAAATCCAAGCAGAATAATCCAGATACGAATGGGAATAGTAAGATGAACTTTTACAAGGAAATCGAGGAGATTATGAGGGAGAGGAACAAAAATGGTAACTGCTGGAAGAATTCTGCAGCTTCAAATgatgccgctgctgctgcttctaAAGTTGACTCGTTTATGCAATTTGCTGATAAAG ATGAGGTCTATTGCATCAAGGGAGTCGCTTCAGCGTCAACAGAGG GTAATGGCAGATCAGCACTCAATTTAGAAAGGCGTCTGGATCATGAGGCACATCCTCTTGCCATCACGGCAGCTGATACCGTTGGAGCAAGTGGAGCTTCTCCATGGAATTGGAGAGAGACTCCTGGAAACG GCGAGCACAGAAACACTTACGATGGGAGGGTAATAACAGTAAAATTGGGAGACTATACAAAGAGGATAGGAATTGATGGCAGTGGAGATGCTATCAAGGAAGCCATCAAATCTGCTTTCCGGTTGAGGACAAAACGTGCATTCTGGTTGGAAGACGAAGATAGTGTTGTTCGATCACTGGACAGAGATATGCCTCTCGGGAACTACACTCTTCATGTTGATGAAGGTACTGCACAAAACGCCACATTAATTACTTATAAG GCCTGA
- the LOC130995567 gene encoding trihelix transcription factor GT-4-like isoform X1 encodes MYSEKGQEQEESAIDFYNSKESSPNENNMIIQISDTTSGGDDPSTAANQSSSNPPPPSPAPKKRAETWAQEETRVLVSLRREIDFLFNTSKSNKHLWDSISMKMRGKGFDRSPTMCTDKWRNLLKEYKKSKQNNPDTNGNSKMNFYKEIEEIMRERNKNGNCWKNSAASNDAAAAASKVDSFMQFADKDEVYCIKGVASASTEGIDDASLTFGPVEGNGRSALNLERRLDHEAHPLAITAADTVGASGASPWNWRETPGNGEHRNTYDGRVITVKLGDYTKRIGIDGSGDAIKEAIKSAFRLRTKRAFWLEDEDSVVRSLDRDMPLGNYTLHVDEGLTIKVCLFDGPEHLAVHSEEKTFYTEGDFHQFLSRRCWTCLREYDGYRNIDSLDELCPGALYRGVN; translated from the exons atgtaCTCGGAAAAGGGTCAAGAACAAGAGGAATCCGCCATAGATTTCTACAACAGCAAAGAAAGCTCACCCAACGAAAACAACATGATCATCCAAATCAGCGACACCACCAGCGGCGGAGACGATCCCTCCACCGCGGCGAACCAGAGTTCATCCAACCCACCACCGCCTTCACCTGCTCCCAAGAAACGGGCCGAGACATGGGCTCAAGAGGAAACCAGGGTCCTCGTATCTCTCCGCAGAGAAATCGATTTTCTGTTCAACACGTCCAAGTCCAACAAGCATTTGTGGGACAGCATATCCATGAAAATGAGGGGAAAGGGCTTCGATCGATCGCCAACTATGTGTACGGACAAGTGGCGTAATCTGTTGAAAGAGTACAAAAAATCCAAGCAGAATAATCCAGATACGAATGGGAATAGTAAGATGAACTTTTACAAGGAAATCGAGGAGATTATGAGGGAGAGGAACAAAAATGGTAACTGCTGGAAGAATTCTGCAGCTTCAAATgatgccgctgctgctgcttctaAAGTTGACTCGTTTATGCAATTTGCTGATAAAG ATGAGGTCTATTGCATCAAGGGAGTCGCTTCAGCGTCAACAGAGG GTATTGATGATGCTAGTCTAACTTTTGGACCTGTGGAAG GTAATGGCAGATCAGCACTCAATTTAGAAAGGCGTCTGGATCATGAGGCACATCCTCTTGCCATCACGGCAGCTGATACCGTTGGAGCAAGTGGAGCTTCTCCATGGAATTGGAGAGAGACTCCTGGAAACG GCGAGCACAGAAACACTTACGATGGGAGGGTAATAACAGTAAAATTGGGAGACTATACAAAGAGGATAGGAATTGATGGCAGTGGAGATGCTATCAAGGAAGCCATCAAATCTGCTTTCCGGTTGAGGACAAAACGTGCATTCTGGTTGGAAGACGAAGATAGTGTTGTTCGATCACTGGACAGAGATATGCCTCTCGGGAACTACACTCTTCATGTTGATGAAG GCCTGACGATTAAGGTTTGTTTGTTCGACGGGCCAGAGCATTTGGCAGTGCATTCAGAGGAGAAAACCTTTTATACGGAGGGTGATTTTCACCAGTTCCTCTCACGACGCTGCTGGACTTGTTTGAGAGAGTACGATGGCTACCGGAATATTGACAGCCTGGACGAGCTATGCCCAGGAGCTCTATATCGTGGTGTCAATTGA
- the LOC130995567 gene encoding trihelix transcription factor GT-1-like isoform X5 — MYSEKGQEQEESAIDFYNSKESSPNENNMIIQISDTTSGGDDPSTAANQSSSNPPPPSPAPKKRAETWAQEETRVLVSLRREIDFLFNTSKSNKHLWDSISMKMRGKGFDRSPTMCTDKWRNLLKEYKKSKQNNPDTNGNSKMNFYKEIEEIMRERNKNGNCWKNSAASNDAAAAASKVDSFMQFADKDEVYCIKGVASASTEGIDDASLTFGPVEGNGRSALNLERRLDHEAHPLAITAADTVGASGASPWNWRETPGNGEHRNTYDGRVITVKLGDYTKRIGIDGSGDAIKEAIKSAFRLRTKRAFWLEDEDSVVRSLDRDMPLGNYTLHVDEGTAQNATLITYKA, encoded by the exons atgtaCTCGGAAAAGGGTCAAGAACAAGAGGAATCCGCCATAGATTTCTACAACAGCAAAGAAAGCTCACCCAACGAAAACAACATGATCATCCAAATCAGCGACACCACCAGCGGCGGAGACGATCCCTCCACCGCGGCGAACCAGAGTTCATCCAACCCACCACCGCCTTCACCTGCTCCCAAGAAACGGGCCGAGACATGGGCTCAAGAGGAAACCAGGGTCCTCGTATCTCTCCGCAGAGAAATCGATTTTCTGTTCAACACGTCCAAGTCCAACAAGCATTTGTGGGACAGCATATCCATGAAAATGAGGGGAAAGGGCTTCGATCGATCGCCAACTATGTGTACGGACAAGTGGCGTAATCTGTTGAAAGAGTACAAAAAATCCAAGCAGAATAATCCAGATACGAATGGGAATAGTAAGATGAACTTTTACAAGGAAATCGAGGAGATTATGAGGGAGAGGAACAAAAATGGTAACTGCTGGAAGAATTCTGCAGCTTCAAATgatgccgctgctgctgcttctaAAGTTGACTCGTTTATGCAATTTGCTGATAAAG ATGAGGTCTATTGCATCAAGGGAGTCGCTTCAGCGTCAACAGAGG GTATTGATGATGCTAGTCTAACTTTTGGACCTGTGGAAG GTAATGGCAGATCAGCACTCAATTTAGAAAGGCGTCTGGATCATGAGGCACATCCTCTTGCCATCACGGCAGCTGATACCGTTGGAGCAAGTGGAGCTTCTCCATGGAATTGGAGAGAGACTCCTGGAAACG GCGAGCACAGAAACACTTACGATGGGAGGGTAATAACAGTAAAATTGGGAGACTATACAAAGAGGATAGGAATTGATGGCAGTGGAGATGCTATCAAGGAAGCCATCAAATCTGCTTTCCGGTTGAGGACAAAACGTGCATTCTGGTTGGAAGACGAAGATAGTGTTGTTCGATCACTGGACAGAGATATGCCTCTCGGGAACTACACTCTTCATGTTGATGAAGGTACTGCACAAAACGCCACATTAATTACTTATAAG GCCTGA
- the LOC130995567 gene encoding trihelix transcription factor GT-4-like isoform X2, whose amino-acid sequence MYSEKGQEQEESAIDFYNSKESSPNENNMIIQISDTTSGGDDPSTAANQSSSNPPPPSPAPKKRAETWAQEETRVLVSLRREIDFLFNTSKSNKHLWDSISMKMRGKGFDRSPTMCTDKWRNLLKEYKKSKQNNPDTNGNSKMNFYKEIEEIMRERNKNGNCWKNSAASNDAAAAASKVDSFMQFADKDEVYCIKGVASASTEGNGRSALNLERRLDHEAHPLAITAADTVGASGASPWNWRETPGNGEHRNTYDGRVITVKLGDYTKRIGIDGSGDAIKEAIKSAFRLRTKRAFWLEDEDSVVRSLDRDMPLGNYTLHVDEGLTIKVCLFDGPEHLAVHSEEKTFYTEGDFHQFLSRRCWTCLREYDGYRNIDSLDELCPGALYRGVN is encoded by the exons atgtaCTCGGAAAAGGGTCAAGAACAAGAGGAATCCGCCATAGATTTCTACAACAGCAAAGAAAGCTCACCCAACGAAAACAACATGATCATCCAAATCAGCGACACCACCAGCGGCGGAGACGATCCCTCCACCGCGGCGAACCAGAGTTCATCCAACCCACCACCGCCTTCACCTGCTCCCAAGAAACGGGCCGAGACATGGGCTCAAGAGGAAACCAGGGTCCTCGTATCTCTCCGCAGAGAAATCGATTTTCTGTTCAACACGTCCAAGTCCAACAAGCATTTGTGGGACAGCATATCCATGAAAATGAGGGGAAAGGGCTTCGATCGATCGCCAACTATGTGTACGGACAAGTGGCGTAATCTGTTGAAAGAGTACAAAAAATCCAAGCAGAATAATCCAGATACGAATGGGAATAGTAAGATGAACTTTTACAAGGAAATCGAGGAGATTATGAGGGAGAGGAACAAAAATGGTAACTGCTGGAAGAATTCTGCAGCTTCAAATgatgccgctgctgctgcttctaAAGTTGACTCGTTTATGCAATTTGCTGATAAAG ATGAGGTCTATTGCATCAAGGGAGTCGCTTCAGCGTCAACAGAGG GTAATGGCAGATCAGCACTCAATTTAGAAAGGCGTCTGGATCATGAGGCACATCCTCTTGCCATCACGGCAGCTGATACCGTTGGAGCAAGTGGAGCTTCTCCATGGAATTGGAGAGAGACTCCTGGAAACG GCGAGCACAGAAACACTTACGATGGGAGGGTAATAACAGTAAAATTGGGAGACTATACAAAGAGGATAGGAATTGATGGCAGTGGAGATGCTATCAAGGAAGCCATCAAATCTGCTTTCCGGTTGAGGACAAAACGTGCATTCTGGTTGGAAGACGAAGATAGTGTTGTTCGATCACTGGACAGAGATATGCCTCTCGGGAACTACACTCTTCATGTTGATGAAG GCCTGACGATTAAGGTTTGTTTGTTCGACGGGCCAGAGCATTTGGCAGTGCATTCAGAGGAGAAAACCTTTTATACGGAGGGTGATTTTCACCAGTTCCTCTCACGACGCTGCTGGACTTGTTTGAGAGAGTACGATGGCTACCGGAATATTGACAGCCTGGACGAGCTATGCCCAGGAGCTCTATATCGTGGTGTCAATTGA